A region of Gracilinanus agilis isolate LMUSP501 chromosome 3, AgileGrace, whole genome shotgun sequence DNA encodes the following proteins:
- the LOC123242422 gene encoding RNA-binding motif protein, X chromosome-like translates to MAEADRPGKLFVGGLNIETNEKALEAVFGKYGRIVEVLLMKDRETRKSRGFAFITFESPADAKDAARDMNGKLLDGKSIKVEQATKPTFKSGGRRGPPPPPRGRGPPRGLREGGSGGGTRGPPSRAGHMDDSGYSPNFNMGSSRGPLPVKRGPPARSGGGPPPKRSAPSGPVRSSSGMGGRAPVSRGRDNYGGPPRRDPMPSRRDVYMSPRDEGYNTKDGYSSRDYRSSRDNRDYAPPPRDYAYRDYGHSSSRDDYQFRGYSDRDGYGGRERDYSDHPSGGSYRDSYESYGSAPPARGPPPSYGGSGRYDDYSREEYGGSRESYSSSRSDIYSSGRGDRVGRQDRGLPPSMDRGYPPPRDSYSSSSLRAPRGGRRGSRSDRGGDRSRY, encoded by the coding sequence ATGGCTGAAGCAGATCGTCCAGGGAAACTGTTCGTAGGGGGACTTAATATAGAGACAAATGAGAAGGCTCTTGAAGCCGTATTTGGGAAATATGGGCGAATAGTGGAGGTACTTCTGATGAAAGACCGAGAAACCAGGAAATCCAGAGGGTTTGCTTTTATCACTTTTGAAAGTCCAGCAGATGCTAAGGATGCTGCCAGAGACATGAATGGGAAGCTTCTCGATGGAAAATCAATTAAAGTTGAACAAGCCACGAAGCCGACATTCAAAAGTGGAGGTAGGCGGGGGCCGCCACCGCCACCGAGAGGTAGAGGCCCTCCTAGAGGCCTTCGAGAAGGGGGAAGTGGCGGCGGAACCAGGGGGCCACCATCACGGGCAGGGCATATGGACGATAGTGGATATTCTCCCAACTTCAACATGGGGTCTTCCAGGGGACCTTTGCCAGTTAAAAGAGGCCCACCGGCCCGTAGTGGTGGGGGCCCTCCACCTAAAAGATCGGCCCCCTCAGGCCCAGTGCGCAGCAGTAGTGGAATGGGAGGAAGAGCTCCAGTATCACGTGGGAGAGACAACTATGGAGGCCCGCCCCGAAGGGACCCGATGCCGTCGCGAAGAGATGTTTATATGTCACCCAGGGACGAAGGATATAACACTAAGGACGGTTACTCGAGCAGAGATTATCGAAGTTCTCGAGACAACAGAGATTACGCACCACCTCCGAGAGATTATGCGTACCGTGATTACGGCCATTCCAGTTCACGGGATGACTATCAGTTTAGAGGCTACAGTGATCGTGATGGCTATGGTGGTCGTGAGAGAGACTATTCTGATCACCCCAGTGGAGGATCCTACCGAGATTCCTATGAGAGTTATGGCAGTGCTCCGCCTGCCAGAGGGCCTCCGCCATCTTATGGTGGAAGCGGTCGCTACGATGATTACAGCAGAGAGGAGTATGGTGGAAGCAGAGAAAGTTATTCGAGCAGCAGAAGTGATATCTACTCAAGTGGTCGAGGAGATCGTGTTGGCCGACAAGATAGAGGGCTCCCCCCTTCTATGGATAGGGGATACCCTCCTCCCCGTGATTCCTATAGCAGCTCAAGCCTCAGAGCCCCAAGAGGTGGCCGCAGAGGAAGTCGATCTGATAGAGGAGGAGACAGAAGcagatattaa